Genomic window (Paenibacillus sp. PK3_47):
ATTACAGTGAGCATATGAAAGAGGCGGCGAAGTCCACAGTTGCTTATGACAAGAATCTGGCAGCCATCGAGAAATTTGCCACAGGCAGAACGGTCAAATCGCTGGAAGCGACCCTTACCCACAAGAGCAAGGAGCAGGTGGTGGATGCCGTCAGCGGAGCTACGCTAGTCGATACACACGGCTACCTGACAGCGATTCTTAATGCGGCCAAGGCTGCCAAATAAGCTGGAATCTTTTCTCTATGATATAGAATATTTTAACCCTGGGCCAAGGAATGGTATGATAGATACCGGGGTGAGAATGAAATGACTAATGAAACAACAAATGAGGAAAAAAACGGGAACCAGCCGGAGATGACCCAGGAGAAGTGGAATGAGCTTGTCCAGGCAGTCTACCATAATGGTCTCGTAGCGTTGCGAATGAGCTTTGAGAGTGTTGAAGGACAAGTATCGAATTCCGAAGCATACGGTTCGGTCTTTTTGTATCGTGTGAAGGATAAGGCAAATGATGAATATGTCTGCGGTTTCTTCCTTCGTGAGATGGCATCCAGATTCCAGTCCGGGAATGATCCTGCAGTCTGGATGGCTTCCTTCTTCCACGAATTGATGAAGACCAAGGGAGGCAGACCTCTTCCTAAGCCGCCAACCAATGAGGACGAAGCCAAGGCAGTCATTGATAATGAAGTGGTTCCGCTTTGCATTGCGGCTGTCCGTGAAGAGTTCGCTCCTGAGCAGGTACATGCGGGGCTGGCGCTCAATCCTGAGCATGGTCCGGTCTTTGAAGCAGGCTTCCCGGCGATCACAGAAGGCCATAATGTCTGTGCCATTCCACTGCATTTCCTGCTGACACACTACCAGCTCAACCGGGATCCGTCCGAGCTGCTGATTCAAGGCTTGTACAACATCCGCAAAGAACACGGGCTGGAGTAGCATCATCACACAGATGTGCTGGGCAGACCCAAAAGAACGACGGCGACGTCGTTCTTTTATTTTGCGCTTTTCCGGGCTCTGATAAATAAAAATTGCGGCCTCCGGGTCAGCTTGTCATAGCTCTCAGGCAGTGCCTTCCGGAAATCCTCTGTCGGCATCGGCTCCAGCATCGCATCGAGAGTAAAGCCGGCTTCCAGTAGAGAACTGATGATGCTGCCAAGCGGCCTTCTGTAGAACTGAACCTGCACTGGCCCAGTAGCGGTATCCCATTCATCATCCAGCAGCTCGGTAAGGAAGTAGTTCTCCCTCTTGAACACGGTAAAATCCATAAAAGGGTGATGTACTGAAAAAACGAGTGTGCCATCCGGTTTCAGCACCCGGTAAAATTCACGCAGCACGGGGTTCCAGTCCTTCAAATAGTGCAGCGCCAGCGAGGAGACCACAATATCCGTTGAGTCATCCCTTATAAAATCAAGCGGCTCATTCAGGTCAGCACAGACGAGCCGGGCCCGCTCTCCGACTCTTTTGCGCGTCATCTCGATCATGGCCGGACTGAAATCGACAGCTGTTACCTCAGCCGCCCCCTGTTCCAGCAGCCACCCTGTATACCAGCCTGCCGCGCAGCCTGCATCGAGTATGGTTTTGCCGGCGGCATCTGGCAGCAGAGACAGGGTAGCCGGCCGCTCATAGTAGGCGTTGTAAGGCTTGTTGTCTACATCACTGAAGTAGTATTCCGCCATTTGTTCATAAGAACCAAGAGATACAGAATCCTGATGCATATTCATCATCCTTTTCTTCGTAGCTTCAATTATCCGGTGAACTCGTGGGTGCCTGTTAATTCTACCATAATAGGGCAGAACCGTTCACATAAAGGAAAGGCAAACAGTCCCATGATTCGCTTGAGGCCAATCAATGGGACTGTCTTTTATCGATGCACAATTATTTATGGCTTAGAGCGCCTTATCGTCAATACTGTCCAGCCAGCCTTCAATATCGCCGATTACGGAGCCGACGCAGCCGTCTTCAAAAGGAGAGATCAGTCCCGCCAGCTGCACCAGCTCGACAAAAGACTTGCTGCCCCCGGCCCGGCAGAGCTGCAGATAATCGTTCCAGGCGGACTTGAAATCCTCATTCGAACGTTTCCAGAACTGAAAGGCGCAAATCTGGGCCAGCGTGTAGTCAATGTAATAGAACGGCGAGCGGAAGATATGTGTCTGTTTCTGCCAGAAGCCGCCCTGCTCCAGATAAGCATTGCCCGCATAATCACGGTGAGGCAAGTATTTCTGTTCAATCTCTCTCCAGGCCTGTTTGCGTTCCTGAGGAGTCGCCTCCGGATGCTCATATACAAAATGCTGGAATTCATCCACAGAGACGCCGTATGGAATGAACTCAAGCCCTGAGGACAAGTGATTGAAGCGGTATTTATCAGCCTCTTCTTCAAAGAATAGACTCATCCACGGCCAGGCAAAAAACTCCATGCTCATCGAATGGATCTCTGCTGCTTCATAGGTCGGGAAAGCATACTCAGGCACCTCGATGTTCCGGCTTTCATAGACCTGGAAGGCATGCCCGACTTCATGGGTCAGGACATCGATATCACCTGACGTTCCGTTGAAATTGGAAAAAATAAAAGGTGCCTTGTACTCGCTGAGATAGGTGCAGTAACCGCCGAACTGCTTGCCTTTTTTACTGACAAGATCCATCAGCTCATTCTCCTGCATAAAGCTGAAGAACTCGCCGGTTTCCGGGGAGAGCTCCTGGTACATCTTCGCACCGTTGGCTACAATCCACTCCGGATTGCCTTTGGGTGCAGCATTGCCGGTGGTAAACTGAAGGCCTTCATCATAGAATGTGAGTCCGGACAGGCCCAGGCGTTCAGCCTGCCGCTGCTTCAGCTTGCTGGCGGCCGGAACGATATGCTCAAGCACCTGCTTACGGAAATTGGCAACCATCTCCGCATTATAATCCGTACGCATCATCCGGTCATATCCCAGTTCAACAAAGCTTGGATAGCCGAGCTTGGCGGCGATTCCAGCACGGACTTTGACAAGCTCATCATAAATGCGGTCAAATTCCGCTTCGTTTGCGGACATAAAGGCATAGCGGGCTTCCGAAGCACGCTTGCGCATTTCACGGTCAGTCGACAGTTCAAACGGCGTGAGCTGGGATAAAGTCCGCTCTTCACCTTCAAACCGGATTTTGGCAGAGGCGATGAGCTGGGTGTATTCCGTGGAGAGCTTGTTCTCCGTTTGCAGATCCTCAATAATTTCCGGACTGAAGGTCTTGAGTGAAATTTCGGCCATTTTCAGCAGCTGCGGACTATATTCCTGTTCAAATTCCGCTCTGAATCTGGACTGAACCAGCGCCCGGTAATAATCTGTTATGTATTCCTGAATCACCGGACCGATCTCATCCATATAATCCTGTTCCGCTTTGTAGAATTCATCCTCTGTATTAATGGAGTGACGGATATACACGAGGTTCTGCATCGTATCAAAGGAATTGCGCAGCTTATTGATGCCGTTGACCGCGGCTTTCTGCTCCTCCAGACTGTCAGCCTGCAGGCCTTTCAGCAGTTCTGTGAATTCCTGCTTTAACTGCTCCACATCAGGACGTTCATAGCGGTATTCTGTAAATTTCATGAAATGATCCACAACCTTTCTCTTCCATATGATTTTTATTATAATCTGTATACGTCAAAAACTAAATGGGAGGCACCCGAGCATGATGAAATATGCGGCTGACAGCCCGGAAGAATATATCCATGCATTGCCTGAAGACCGCAAGGCAGCTATGGACAAGCTCAGAAAGACCATTAAGGACCATCTTCCGGACGGGTATGAAGAAACGATGTACTGCGGAATGATTACATATGCCGTTCCCCATTCCCTGTATCCCCCGGGCTATCATGTGACTCCTGAGGATCCGCTCCCGCTGGTCAGTATTGCCTCACAGAAGAACTTTATCGCACTATACCACATGGGTCTCTATATGTATCCTGAGCTGCTGTCGTGGTTTCAGAGTGAATACCCCAAACATGTCCGCACAAAACTCGATATGGGCAAATCATGTATACGCCTCAAAAAGGTGGAGAGTATTCCATATGAGCTCATCGCCGAGCTGAGCGGGAAGATTACGGTCCAGGAGTACATTTCCCTTTACGAAAATCAAAAAGCAAAGCCGGATAAAAAATAATCAGTTGTACTCTAAAAAATGAAGCAGCCACGTCAAATGACGTGGCTGTTTAACTATGGCCGTGTGGCGTCTATAAGAGTTTCCTGATTCCCGACGGGCGCAGCAGCCTGACTTTTCCGGACTTCATTACATGGTGCCGGCGGCTTTTACCGGGTCTGGCCACTCTTAATTTGGAGAAGATCACGTGTGCTCTTGCCCGGCGTTTAGCCCGGAGCTTGAGCTTGCGGATTCTTTTCAGACGCAAATTTACATAACGGACCTTACGTTTTCTCCTTTTTCTGATGGCTCTAAATGGACTCCAGGGGGTAAGTCGCAGGTACTTGCGGTACAGGCCCCAGCCGGGAGATTCCTGATCCCAAGATTTAACAGGACCGGCAAAGTGGACGATTTTACTGCTGTAATTATGGTCGGGAATGGTCAGGTTGAAGAAATTATAATGTAAATCAAGCGGAAGATAATTGCCGCCGAAAACCGCGTTCAGCGCATCCTGATCCGGCATGGTGGAATCGGGGTAATTGCGCAAAAAGTTGATGGTTTCCTGATACCAGGTTACATGGCTGCGGATATTGTTCAGCGAGAACAGGACCACTCCAGAGTTGAAATACAGGTCAGGATTGAGTCCCTTATCATGGATGACATGGGCGACCTCCCGGATACCCTGATCCCAGACTGCCCCAAGGTAGTGGTGCTGCAAATCAGTGTTCCACAGCTCGGCAAGATCCATGTTCACGAGTACATCGCAGTCGAGATAGATGATTTTCTCCACTTCTACTAATGCGGGGAGCAGCAGGCGGTACATGCATGCCGGGGTCCATATATTAATCGAGTTTACGGCAGCCATCACCTGAAGCATCTCTTCGGGCAGCACAATGGGATAAAAGTTAATTGTATGTTTGTACCGGGCAGTCAGCTGGAGAAGCTTCTGTTTGTTTTCGTCTGTCAAAGTCTCATCATGCAGGATGTGCACATTGACCGGTGAAGCCGTATTGTTGAACACTGATGCAAGAACCACACCGGCATGCTCGGCATAACGGCCGTCCTTATCCTGTAAAGCCAAGGCAAGTTGTATCATTTGCGGCAACCTCTTTTCCCTTTTTTGTACGAATGTACCACAGTATACGTTTGTCACGGGTCCGTGGAGAAGGCGGATTACCCGCGTTATTCACCCAATTCAGGGAATCAGTTCAAGCCAGGCGGCTTTTTATGCAGTTCATTTTGAAGGGAATGTTTCACAATACCTTACATCGGTTAGATATAAATCAGACTTAACAACAACACAGAGGAGCTGATCATTATGTTAAAAGTCAAAACTATGTTTCTAACAGTACTCATTGTTTCAAGTCTTGGTGCAACGGCAGCCTTTGCAGATCCAGTAGACAATACGGATGCCAATAATGCGGCTGCAACCACCACAACTGAAGTGCAAGCTGCAGACAACAATGATGATGAGGATCACGGTAACTGGGGCCTGCTTGGTCTCTTGGGACTCGCCGGACTGGCCGGTTTGAAACGCCGTGACCGGGATGTCCATGTGAACCGGACGACAGATAGACATTAATATTTAATTTTACAATAGATACACGAAGGGTGGAGTTGCAGCCATGCAGCTCCCTTTTCTATTGTCATAAAGGGCTAACCGAAAAAGCAATGAAAATGGCCTGAATGAAGATGTATAAAAATGTAATAAATGGTATGCAGAAATAAATCTGGATTCAGATTCAAAAACAGCTTATTTTGTTTATTCTAGTATATTAACAACATTAATAAATCAAACTTAAAACTTCTGGAGGTCAGTATTCATGCAGATTCATAAACACACCAAGACTCTCTTAATTCCGGTTCTGCTGTTCGGGCTCGCAGCTACGGGCTGTACACCTAAACAAGCGGAAAGCTCTACCGCGAGCGCGGACGGGAAAGTCGAGATTGATTTCTGGACATTCTGGGGTTCTGAAACCCGCCGTCCGATCATTGAGAAAATTATTAACGATTTTAACGCCTCACAAGACAAAATTATTGTAAAACATACATATCTGCCCTGGGGAGATATCTGGACCAAAAACCTGGCTTCCATTGCCGCCAAAAATCCTGCCGATGTCATCATCAATGATATTGCCAGCGTGGACCAGCGGGCTT
Coding sequences:
- a CDS encoding glycosyltransferase family 8 protein, giving the protein MIQLALALQDKDGRYAEHAGVVLASVFNNTASPVNVHILHDETLTDENKQKLLQLTARYKHTINFYPIVLPEEMLQVMAAVNSINIWTPACMYRLLLPALVEVEKIIYLDCDVLVNMDLAELWNTDLQHHYLGAVWDQGIREVAHVIHDKGLNPDLYFNSGVVLFSLNNIRSHVTWYQETINFLRNYPDSTMPDQDALNAVFGGNYLPLDLHYNFFNLTIPDHNYSSKIVHFAGPVKSWDQESPGWGLYRKYLRLTPWSPFRAIRKRRKRKVRYVNLRLKRIRKLKLRAKRRARAHVIFSKLRVARPGKSRRHHVMKSGKVRLLRPSGIRKLL
- a CDS encoding DUF1801 domain-containing protein; the encoded protein is MMKYAADSPEEYIHALPEDRKAAMDKLRKTIKDHLPDGYEETMYCGMITYAVPHSLYPPGYHVTPEDPLPLVSIASQKNFIALYHMGLYMYPELLSWFQSEYPKHVRTKLDMGKSCIRLKKVESIPYELIAELSGKITVQEYISLYENQKAKPDKK
- a CDS encoding class I SAM-dependent methyltransferase, producing MMNMHQDSVSLGSYEQMAEYYFSDVDNKPYNAYYERPATLSLLPDAAGKTILDAGCAAGWYTGWLLEQGAAEVTAVDFSPAMIEMTRKRVGERARLVCADLNEPLDFIRDDSTDIVVSSLALHYLKDWNPVLREFYRVLKPDGTLVFSVHHPFMDFTVFKRENYFLTELLDDEWDTATGPVQVQFYRRPLGSIISSLLEAGFTLDAMLEPMPTEDFRKALPESYDKLTRRPQFLFIRARKSAK
- a CDS encoding M3 family oligoendopeptidase, whose protein sequence is MKFTEYRYERPDVEQLKQEFTELLKGLQADSLEEQKAAVNGINKLRNSFDTMQNLVYIRHSINTEDEFYKAEQDYMDEIGPVIQEYITDYYRALVQSRFRAEFEQEYSPQLLKMAEISLKTFSPEIIEDLQTENKLSTEYTQLIASAKIRFEGEERTLSQLTPFELSTDREMRKRASEARYAFMSANEAEFDRIYDELVKVRAGIAAKLGYPSFVELGYDRMMRTDYNAEMVANFRKQVLEHIVPAASKLKQRQAERLGLSGLTFYDEGLQFTTGNAAPKGNPEWIVANGAKMYQELSPETGEFFSFMQENELMDLVSKKGKQFGGYCTYLSEYKAPFIFSNFNGTSGDIDVLTHEVGHAFQVYESRNIEVPEYAFPTYEAAEIHSMSMEFFAWPWMSLFFEEEADKYRFNHLSSGLEFIPYGVSVDEFQHFVYEHPEATPQERKQAWREIEQKYLPHRDYAGNAYLEQGGFWQKQTHIFRSPFYYIDYTLAQICAFQFWKRSNEDFKSAWNDYLQLCRAGGSKSFVELVQLAGLISPFEDGCVGSVIGDIEGWLDSIDDKAL
- a CDS encoding WGxxGxxG family protein; translation: MFLTVLIVSSLGATAAFADPVDNTDANNAAATTTTEVQAADNNDDEDHGNWGLLGLLGLAGLAGLKRRDRDVHVNRTTDRH